Genomic window (Bombyx mori chromosome 9, ASM3026992v2):
ataatttctttaattaaaaaaaactgaaataattacctattccaagattaattatgttaagtatgtctaaatatgtaattacaattaaataaattctataataaacttctaattctaatacttctattaaagttactaaaaaaatatgttttgctgggcagttttcgtgtattttaaaggttACGCCATTACGGCAAAGTTTGTTTACGAAATTGCACCCTTAGAATGGAAGTggtataactaaaaaatttaagattagttttatatttgaaaacacttatgtattattattaagaacctacattttaagtaggtaatacgtgaagcaaaaatgttgtagtcctttttacgaaaattgcgcggacggagaagtatgaaattttccacacttatagagaatatagagaagtagtgcagattgctaatttattttttttaattgtgcataaacaataaaaaaataaactaaatgaataaaaaaaccttacacacattaccatgtatttgacacacacacacacacatgcatttatactttttttgtttattgatttatcaatctgtgatcaaattgagaatagattaatattttttgtctttaatattatttttctataatgtagccttggcgacatagagcaatgattattatagaaatgatgataatagaaaggtgacaatagaactataataatgttcaaacttaaaatttaaataaattatggtcaaatttcgaccactggactaccattagtagataataataaaatcatttattgcctttcacacagatttagattattacaagcagcctacaaggaaacaacaaaaaaacaaaacactattatataatttctggcaagcagctcaacatttgcacttgtatatttttaataggaattttattaagaatattgacaatttatgaggaatttgacaagtacggattagttatagatatttgtatttacatattgtaaattaaattagttttataagtgcaataaaaaaaaaaaaaattataaaatgataaagccatacctttttccaatgtgacgattagaggttatcctattattcttttctatattattctatcagcttataaaattaaacagtctcttttagtctagaaaaggacaaagtactctttctgtctttttcaaataaaatggcatgccttaaagtgtttaaaccgaaaaactaaaaaaatacaattattgtattacaatatcGAAGTTTACCAGAAACTAAGAATTTTGGGTTGAGCCAGtttaattctaaaggtacaaaatagtattgaacatgtgacattacccgaataattttgaaagtgGATGGTTCCCATTAAAATGCTGTTAAAATGCgttgtatttcatttagacggtctaatgccaaaacatcacgtgctaccaatatacgagaaataatattattgctgcTCTCGGTGAATAAACGCCCTGCGAAGCGAGTAGCATATCTCAACTCACACTCacaattcttcatttttcaccgtatagaacgtaaactcgatttgattttgatttattcatttacaattgaacaactaggaaaaaaagatgaaaagacattttggagggaccgcgaggagctaaattgtgtgaattgctttattttgtctatttaatgtttcttagttaatgcgtatttaatatttcttcgtgtgtaagtgtaattttgagaccgtcctggcctaaaggttaaggcgtccggtgtattcgtatcttgcaatgcactggtgttctaatcccgccggcgggtatcaatttttctaatgaaatacgtacttatcaaatgtttacgattgactttcactgtaaaggaatagcatcatgtaataaaaatcaaacccgcaaaataaatttttgtaattactggtggtaggacgtcttgtgggtccgcacgggtaggtatcaccaccctgcctatttttgccgtgaagcagtaatgcgtttcggtttgaagggtgggacaaccgttgtaactatactgagaccttagaacttatatctcaaggtgggaggcggcatttgcgttgttgatgtctatgggctccggtaaccacttaagattaggtgggccgggagctcgtccacccatctatgcaataacaaagtaacgtgggtttattaactgtttagtatctgtgaaagtgcgaaaattttaaaaaattaaacaaaaccgctggacgtagcttctcgaagtcttcgaaaaggtccactgaaaaaaatctcagtatataATCAGCATTTTgcagagattatattttatcccatattatctgatctcatttcatttcattccatgccaattgattaatgcttcaaatttatcaaatccatttcactccatattatcatttttcataaaaaaagattaggctttatggcatgatacttttgcctctctagttggaaaaatagaactactaaagaaatactcgatcgaaacgttaaaacccactaatttgtaacacgcactcgcacaaatgtcattcgtggtactcatttcggtaaaattactcggttacgagatcacaacgttaatatgaactcgcactcacaaaataacaccgggtacgtttgccgctaggggcgctgttccaattgcatacaaatttgagcaaactggctcgctatcgagagcgttacaaaactcgcactaagcacacagatcggcTGTATAAAAGTATCGTTTTTGTTCTAGGTGTCaattaatatgattttattgcccgatcaccgtcctcgtcaaacccgtcgcttgccacGAAGGGCTCGtagaattaacccacagacgcagcccactgagtttctcgccggatcttctcagtgggtcgcgtttccgatccggtggtagattctgcaaaacactgctcttgctaaggccagagttagcaccactccggtttgagccccgtgagctcacctacacgctagggtaaagctgaaatagcctctcaaggctatcaggataggtaggaaaacaaaaattagAAGAATACCTCGTTCTGCGATGTCAAATCaattgacaaaattaaaatgttcgcTATGACCTATTGGCCAATAATGCCCTCTCTATAATATTGATTCGTAGCCAAATATGTTTTCACTTCTTTTTCTAGTATTCGCCAGATGTACTCATACCATCGGCGAATTTCAATTTTGCAATGGATTGAATCTTGAGGTTTGTATAATTATTTCTAAATGTATAAATTTAGGAATTTATTGATGTCAAAGTGTATTTTAGGTAAGTGTAAGTCGCCGGTCTTACCCATTTATGTCGGAAAACATCAATGGGCATTAATATAGGTTTGACCGATATTAAAACAACTGAGATATCGACTGCGTGCTTCAAGACGGGTGGCTGGCTGCATTCGTTATGTTTATGGACTCACTAGCTACTACTTATTACTAGACAGTCTGCAAGATATCATTCCCATTATCATATCATCCataccatattattatcatacacAACAAGCATAAACAAACTTTTTGTTGAATTCATAATCATTCACTTTACAttgtaaaatgataataataataataataatagtaatgatGATAAGAATAAATGTCGTAGACAGCAATAATTTatctatattaattatttttaaatattgtatttttaatttaaaaaaaagtaatatattgtataattaataagatagtacaaataatattaataacaataaagtttTTGTTGGAGATAAGGGAAGAGGCAAACAGCTGTAAAGCCAATAACGAAAAGGTAAGATACACTGTGGAGAAACAGAATACATGATATTTACCTACCACTAATCTCGACATAATCATAGTGGCCCAAAAATGCCAAGTATATCCAACTGTCCGTATGTGACTGTGCTTGCATTCAAATCCCGAATACAGCCTCCTGTACAATTGTAAGAAACCTCTAAAATTGTGCATTTCCTTATTGTTAGACCTCATAAATTCTAACCACCATTTTGGAGATTTTTGCAATTTGATGTCATACTCTACACCTTGAAATATCGGAAATAAGGGATTAAATAGAAGTACATTGATAATGCACAGATCCAGGTCAatgcacaacaatatcatatatgtatttccatttgcggtccatatactatttggacattgatagaaacCCAGCCTTGCGGAAgctcaaggtacgtcgcgacgtaccttgacttgacagttcaTTTACTCCACTCCGGTGAGGAAAAATTTCCAAGGACGTTtcagtggagtttatttttacgaataAGCGTgtgttggaggttgagtcgaggcgagttaagctcgtgtgaACAACTAAAGATACGGGGGTTAGTCcctaaataataatgaaaagttGTAATTATctgaaggacccctttgtcatggcgccgcaattccaaggagtatccctgcaaccttccgcgagcatcgggatacttggggtcgacatttcgagtgatgtccaatttcggagtcatttggaaggcaaagccaagttggcgtccaaaatgctgggagtcctcaacagagcgaagcggtatttcacgcctggacaaagacttttgctttataaagcacaagtccggcctcgcgtggagtactgttcccatctctgggccggggctcccaaataccagcttcttccatttgactccatacagaggagggccgttcgaatcgtcgataatcccattctcgcggatcgtttggaacctttgggtctgcggagggacttcggttccctctgtattttgtaccgaatgttccatggggagtgctctgaggaattgttcgagatgataccggcatctcgtttttacaatcgcaccgcccgccaccggagtagagttcatccatactacctggagccactgcgggcatcgacagtgcgtttccagaggtcttttctgccacgtaccatccggctatggaatgagctcccctccacagtgtttcaagagcgctatgacatgtccttctttaaaagaggcttgtggagagtattaaacgataggcagcggcttggctctgcccctggcattgctgaagtccatgggcgacggtaaccactcaccatcaggtgggccgtatgctcgtctgcctaaaagggcaataaaaaaaaaaaaaaaaccgaaaaaaacattaacttaCATTCAAACAcatatcaattttatatttagcaaatgaaaacaatatctgtatcaaacatttaataaaactagagTATTTTTACACAGAAATCCCACATGTCAGCCTTGACTGTCCAGATTCTAAAGAAATTTTCTTTGAGATTTTCCCATCGATCTCTATATTGTTTAGATTTTATCTTCATTTTATTGTATGGTATATTTTCTATACTTTCATCTCCAAAAATTGACACTTTTAACTCCTTGTTCCTATTTAATAATTTCAGAAATATTTTGTATATGTTGTATTTACTGATAATCAGTGATGCGTCAGGTGAAATTGACTTTCCTTTTTTTGTCAAACCCAGCTTTCTGCCTTGAACTGCCACTTCTAAAAtcctataaaaattaaacataaaaccTATGAACTTActagtaaataaatactattactaAGTGAGCTTATATAagcacatcatcatcatcatcatcatcatcatcagcctgcggcagtccataTAAGCACATACCAGTTTGAAAAAGAATATGTGTTACACTGTTGACACAATACTACGATCTAaagtttaattactttttatttaaagttaagttattatttttattcaataaatatttaattaacattcaatttaattaagtaatatctaggattacttaaaatatactattaattttaaaaacttcatgattcaacatttaaatgatatttaaaatctATTAATATTCTACACATGATTGATTTTGTACCATTACTACTAACTTTTAGGTTATTGAACATTTACAAACTTACGGATTAGTAAGATTTATCCAAACTATGCTACCTGGAGCAGGTCTATACTTTCCTTCTGATTTTATATCTGAAAATGTTATTGAAGACTGGTAAAATTTTGGAGCTCTGGTGTTATTGAATTCATTACTCCTTTTTAAAATTGCCCTATTTAATGATTCTTCACAATATGGTACAGATGCACCAAATATGAAATGTTTTATATAAACAGGTTCACATATTAAGTCCAAAAGAGCACCATGTATACCAAGGTGAACCCACCTAGCTATTTTATCACTACAAGACACTGATAGTGTTCTATCACCTCTTCCAGGCTTAGTTCTAACCTGACCTAAAACATGATAATCTTTTCCAGGAATTTTAAGGTCCTGTTCTGCATTTGAAAGGCATTTTGCACCGGTTCGATGAATATCACTTAATTTTAGTCTTTTAGTGTCACGCACACAGTTGCTCTCATCTGCCTTTCTTTTAACCTTGATTAGATCACCAAAGTGGTCCTCTTGCTCTTCACCATTCTTAGGTATAATAGATGCGTCACCACAAGGTAATTGtgaagaataaaatataaattctatgCTGTCTTTTAATTTTAGCTTGCTATCCGTTTTAATGAATATAGAATCAAGATTGTTGGTAGCCTTTTCGATATTTTGGAATAGATAATGTATAAACCCGCGTCGAGCGAACACTTCAGCGTGACTGTCATTGAGCAAGTCTCCGAGTGGCGACATTTTTGTAGCGCCAATACATTTAGACCCAGTTCCTAAGGATAATACTTCGATCGTATCATGTTCAGTTTCATATTTTACAATGCAAGATAGCACCGTCCATTCGTCATCGGCAGGTTTTCCTTTTTTGGGTAGTTGTTCGTATGTTTTCAAACATTTCTCTACTATGTTATCGACACATACACTTGATAGGTTATCTGGCATTGTATATttgcttaaatatattttcacatTTGGCAGTTAGTAGAAATCTAATCTAACACCGTACCTAAAAGTAACTTTAATGTTAACATTTAATGAGACATAAGATCAACAACAGAAAACCGCGctcttttattgtttacaaaCAAATTCACGCATAATTTCTTTAACCCCTTTTTATTCGTCTATTGGCAAAAGGAACAAAGCCCATACAACCAAATTTTTCCAACAAAGGCTGAAGCCATTTTTTAAACAGTaagctaatataatataatatttcggTATTccgaataaatataaaataccgAATTTAATGGAATGAAGAGAAAATTTTCTTCATTTCAATCGTACATTCCTGTCGAAGTGGTCGTGGCTATATTGTATttgacggcgttaacaatatttctaataaacatcacgtgcaacaggcgtgactcacacaagccgggtgcgccagccgtgtcgttccactcgtgcaacagaagtgactcataagccagctgcgccggctagtataaaaaggcggtgcgtgccttgcgagaaaccacgtcacagccggagtcccgcaaggctccgccctctccccgttactattcagtttgtatatcaacgatataccccggtctccggagacccatctggcgctcttcgccgatgacaccgccatctactactcgtgtaggaagaaggcgttgcttcatcgacgacttcagaccgcagctaccaccatgggacagtggttccggaagtggcgcatcgacatcaaccccacgaaaagcacagcggtgctcttcaaaaggggtccccctccgaacaccacgctgagcatccccctcccgactaggcgcgtcaataaccccgcccccgccgttcgcccaatcacgatgttcgaccagcccataccgtgggccccgaaggtcaaatatttaggcgtcaccctcgacagtaggatgacattccgcccccacatcaagacgatacgcgaccgtgccgccttcattctaggacgtctctacccgatgatatgtaggcgaagtaaaatgtcccttagaaataaggtgacactctacaaaacttgcatacgccccgtcatgacctatgcaagtgtagtgttcgctcacgcggcccgcatacacttaaaatcattccaagtcattcaatcccgtttttgcaggatagccgtcggagccccgtggttcgtcaggaacgtcgacctccatgacgacctggacttagagtccaccagtaagtatatgcagtcggcgtctacgcgccacttcgataaagcggcacgacacgagaaccctctcatcgtggccgccggtaactacattcccgatcctgcggacagaatggaaagcagtcgacgtcgcccaaaacacgtcatctcggatcctcccgatccactaacggtgcttctaggtacttcaagcaccggtcaccgttctcgtcgaacccgtcgcttgcgacgaagggctcgacgagtaaattaactcccagacacagcccactgagtttctcgccggatcttctcagtgggtcgcgtttccgatccggtggtagattctgcgaagcacggctcttgctagggttcgtgttagcaacgtcatcaggtttgagccccgtgagctcacctacaaaagttagggttacgctgacatagcctctcaaggctctcagcttaggtaggaaaaaaaaaaaaaaaaaaaaaaatgcgagaaacattcgttggactgcgcttgcctggtgcacttactatatccttgttacgttgtgtgattcagtgactgttgtacgtactggttaaagttggacaagtgttaaagttggacaagtgttaaagtgaattgttaagataacatattgttgattaaatcaggaatcaaaagtgacatcgttttacttggtgttcaacaagataatgtctaccctcaagcttacatcagaagtgagatcaggactctactctcactggcgtgacgtgtttgaacatgttcgaagtacagcaaaaaaaaacatgatgcagatcagaatactagtagtggtacgccacaagagcgtgaatgcagcatacgtaagtcgtgtaataacgtctctgttacctcgatggaagatctgagccacgaagaaatcgtcacatcttacgttctggctcatgttgcccagtttgactgtcgacttcatcacatggcatttactaacggaaatacaacacgtaacaagctattgcaagaaattaaggcaagtgcaaatctcaagtaaaacttcgatcgcaataatggatctgtcatgacgagtgggtagttacgacacgaatcgtttttaagccaatgactactgctagagttacatggcactagtacagtaaaccaggacatgagactgtgaattgtcgctgaaattttagaatctactcaattcaataccaataacactacacgttcgatgacttcgggctccagcaagcaagcaaacaagaaagcaagcaagtttccgtagggaagaaaaattgacacatctgaagtcgtcgtgacctgtaagataagacgtccggtgcgttcgtgtctggcgatgcgacggtgttcgggttccgctggcggatgcaggtttttccggtgaagtgcgtgcttgtgcgtgcttgacaagtgttcgcggttggcttcctcagttgggagtaacatcgtgtaagagaggtggaacccgtaaaattgtagtttgcgtggtggctggtaagatttgttgcggtaagaagtttgcatggtggtaaaatgtcttgtgagtctgcacaggtagccggaggtgagacttccgcggtcgcggcccacccagtccgcgagaaccgggcagatcgcctcgacggtacggaggccggccgacgggtccgccaaacgacgagatcacgcctccagcacggactgccgatattggagcccccgcgctccggctgcacttgcgctagggtgcgccgcctcgtaggagactgtgctgtggcaggtccaaccagagacgtcaacgtgtgttccagagcttcagtgtgttacagataagtggttttggcttcccctttatgttccattcaacgtcagaatgtagtcttaaaaaaaaaaaaaaaaaaaacaaagccatagtaatttattcaatggtaagcggtttcatgaacaagtcactctttgatctgaaagtaactcgGACCAATCACGGCAAGAGCagttaggggatattcaactcgcccttaatagtacacgttgtcgagtaacagggtttactccaatagaatagatgtttaccattcagggtagttcacttgaaatatctaagtttcaacagagtgataatccctctagattagatcttgatttagcacggtcgaaggcctgcgaaaacaaaaaaaaaaaaacaaatgggcacaaacagaagcttggtttagtcaaggcaaagctaaagtcaaactcttttccgctgggggttttgttttcgtaaattaGACCGAAAAtataaaggtcccttcaacattactgcaccccgaatcctgatcacgcaggagcaagtcaccgtcgtcgccctagacacgtccttacggatccaccagatccaataactcttgcattagataccttcagctctaacactaggagcaggctgaggaaccccggtaaacCTACTCATCGAACtctacaaagaggtcgacgtgcaacctaacccatgcatcagcccactgagtttctcgccggatcttctcagtgggtcacgattccgatccggtagtagattcattcgcgaagcaattgctcttgaattgttaggtctccttcggaggcactcgggcagttgttagcaaatcccacccctcttggctcagcctttgctcgcccacccgtcctggtgaagcgggaaaggcctccggaccaccagtaatctttcaatcatctgcagttttggaaaacgataggtataagttgagacatgtaaatggttctagtgtacaaagtttcccatgaaaacttacgcgaagtacctcgaggcccgtcaggcctactagaaatttctgaaaattatagtgacgatgacgtgacggcgtacacagatgggttaagtaatcttgttcatgaaactgatcttaatgatgacgactctatcactgacaatagaagcgacatttttgtccccaaatagcgatacagcaaacatagtctgtgggtagtgatacaatgtctgtaagctcaggcacctcaggtgcaggtgttggaaatgtagaaaacgatggtcggtctcgcactatttctgaagaaattccgtataaatgttctggtttaagagatgttttaacaaacgctaccgtacacgcagattaaaaaaaaaaaaaagaaaaaaaaaaaaaagagaattgtatgtggctagagagatgttaatccggactagcaaaaaaaaaaaaaaagagaaaaaaaaaaaaaattgtaagtcattgaagggtgtatccggtccaatgacttggctaaagggatgttaatccggactagcaaaaaaaaaaaaaaaagaaaaaaaaatgtaggtcgttgaagggtgtatctggtccaacgacttggctaaagggatgttgaTCCAGACTagcaaagaacaaaaaaaaaaaaaaagagaaaaaaaaaaaaaaaaagtgtgaagtcattgaagggtctgtccggtccaatggcttggctatagggattttcatccggactagccacaacaattagctacagggattgcgatccggtctagcattatccggtccagttcgaaaaactgaagggataacaattccgatttaagttaaaagggacatacttacatacctgaagagatttaaatgaactggcccaggtatgtaagcagtcagtatttatagccagtataggattttctgaagaattatgcaaACCGAACCgtattagattgttaatatcatagaccacgttttaagttgcatccgttaatgtcaggatgaacgaatacgcttattgtctacagaacaaccataaaaaggcgcacgaggacgagcgcatgtcagtatggccgtgacggcgttaacaatatttctaataaacatcacgtgcaacaggcgtgactcacacaagccgggtgcgccagccgtgtcgttccactcgtgcaacagaagtgactcataagccagctgcgctggctagtataaaaaggcggtgcgtgccttgcgagaaacattcgttggactgcgcttgcctggtgcacttactatatccttgttacgttgtgtgattcagtgactgttgtacgtactggttaaagttggacaagtgttaaagttggacaagtgttaaagtgaattgttaagataacatattgttgattaaatcaggaatcaaaagtgacatcgttttacttggtgttcaacaagataatgtctaccctcaagcttacatatttATCTTATTGCTTGGTTGCAGTTTTTGCAAGGTTTCTCCATCTCTTTATATTTGTGGCTGTGCGTGTATAATGCGAGATAAAATAAGTGTTAGATATACTGACATGAGTTAATCTCTCAGTCAAATAATAGGATTTTATTGAGAGGCCATGATCTCTGACGACTAAACATAATTCATCGACATTTGAGATTAAatcttgaaaataattttacttacgACTCGAGGAAATCGATGAAAAGTTTATAGCTTATCTAATTCTGTAGGTAGGTGCTACCAAAATTGCGTAAACATCgcaatatattgaaataaaactgaGTAAAACGACATTAATTATGGAATGAAATACAATGAAATGAAGCTGTGAATCAAACTTGAATGTAATTAAACTTCATGGGGCAAAATAAAATCAGTTATTATAGTAAAtcgcgatctcttccaggcaaccacCAGTTGTGCAAGATTCATTTCAGGAATAAATTAATCGCGGTGTacttatcaattaaaaaataatataat
Coding sequences:
- the LOC101739192 gene encoding tRNA-specific adenosine deaminase 1; protein product: MPDNLSSVCVDNIVEKCLKTYEQLPKKGKPADDEWTVLSCIVKYETEHDTIEVLSLGTGSKCIGATKMSPLGDLLNDSHAEVFARRGFIHYLFQNIEKATNNLDSIFIKTDSKLKLKDSIEFIFYSSQLPCGDASIIPKNGEEQEDHFGDLIKVKRKADESNCVRDTKRLKLSDIHRTGAKCLSNAEQDLKIPGKDYHVLGQVRTKPGRGDRTLSVSCSDKIARWVHLGIHGALLDLICEPVYIKHFIFGASVPYCEESLNRAILKRSNEFNNTRAPKFYQSSITFSDIKSEGKYRPAPGSIVWINLTNPILEVAVQGRKLGLTKKGKSISPDASLIISKYNIYKIFLKLLNRNKELKVSIFGDESIENIPYNKMKIKSKQYRDRWENLKENFFRIWTVKADMWDFCVKIL